Below is a window of Ciceribacter thiooxidans DNA.
GAGCGTCTTGGCGGCGCTGCCGGCATCACCAAGATCGTCGATGACCTCGTTGAGGCGCACTTGTCGAACCCGACTATAAGAGCGCGATTCCTACCCTACCTAGATCGCCCCGATGTCGTCGCGGAGGTCAAGCGCCATACCTGCGATTTCCTCGGAACCGCGAGCGGCGGGCCTGAATGTTACAAGGGACGTACGATGCCCGATGCTCATCGCGGTATGAACATTACCGAAGAAGAATTTGCAGCCGCCGTCAACGACGTCCTCGCGACGCTTGAGCGGAATAACATCGATGAAGGGTCGCGCGCAGAGATCCTCGGCATGGTCAGTTCACTCAAGGTCGAGATCGTCGATCTGTGAAGAAGTCGGGCAAAACGCACCATGACCGCCGCGAGAAACCAAATCGCGGCGGCCGAGCGATGCAAACCCCTCGTAAGCGACGCGGTTTCGAGCAATACGTGGACGTGCATCCTCAGCTGGTCTGAATGCGAGATGGGAACCCGATCGCCTGTGCGACCTGTCTCCACTATTCGCCTTGACCTGTGTCAGTCGCCATTCGAGCGGCCGTGCTAATATACACTTGCTATCGGCTCCAAGAGGATCTCGCCATGACACGGGAGAAAGTATTCGCCGCAGTCTCGATGCTCACAATTCTCGTTCCGCTTTATGCCATCCCCTCCGCACAGGCGTTCGCGCAGGATTATCGCCGGATGAGTTGTGACGAACTCTGGTACGAGAGGAATGCCATTTATGCCGCCAAAGGATATTGTTTCAAAACCGACCGCGCGCGCAGCGTTTTTGGACGGGGATGTTTCCCACCCTTCGGCAAGCTCACGCGCAGCGAAACACGGCGCGTCAACCTCATAGAGCAGTGGGAACGCTATTACGGTTGCCGCTGATCTCCAAATCGCCGGCTCACCGAGTTCACTTCTCGTCTCCCGGCGTGGAATCGCGCTTCCCGGCTGAACAGGCTCGTGGCCTAGAAACGCGAGCTTTTCGCGCATCGTGATCATGGCGGAGAGCCGCCCGAAGCGCCCGGGGGCTGCTCGTGGTTTCTTTCGAGTTATTACTTGTCTTTTTTACTCATGTTTATTATCAGGTCTCCAGAGGCCGTCGCACGGCCCGCCTTTGGACCATTGCGTCACCGACCTGCTTTTGTGAAAGGACCTGACGGTGCGGACCCGTTCCCTCCCATTTGCCGCTATGGCTCTTCTCATCACGTGTCTTGCTCTATGGAACGATGGCGCAATGACGACAGCCCGCGCGCAGCAACAGAGTGGTCCGACATCGACGGACATCGTGCAGTCGCTGCCTTCGCCTGCGCAGCCGTCCGTGGAAGGCGCCATGACCGAGGTTCCTCCTTCCGCTCTGCCGCATAATCTCTCGCCCTGGGGAATGTTCCTGGCCGCTGACAACGTGGTCAAAGCCGTGATGATTTCTCTGGTCTTCGCGTCCGTCGTGACCTGGACCATATGGCTTGCGAAGACGCTGCAGCTCGCAGCCGCAAGATATCGTGCCAGCCGCGGTCTGCGTCTCCTGTCGGAAAACCCCACGATGGCGGGCGCACTCACCGCGCTTGCGGGACGCAGCGGCACGATCGCCGAGATGCTCCTCGCTGCTCAGCGGGAAATCGAACTCTCTGATCCGGCGATCGATCATGTGGGCAGCGAGGGCCTGAAGGCCCGCGTCGGCTCCGCTCTCGAGCGGACCGAAGCACGAGCGGGCCGCCGCATGGCAAAGGGCACCGGCGTGCTGGCGACAATCGGCTCCACGGCTCCGTTCGTCGGCCTGTTCGGCACCGTCTGGGGCGTCATGAACTCCTTCATCGGCATTTCGCAGGCTCAGACGACCAATCTTGCCGTCGTGGCTCCCGGGATCGCCGAAGCACTGCTCGCGACAGCGATCGGCCTCGTGGCGGCCATTCCCGCTGTCGTCATCTATAACGTCTTCGCGCGATCGGTCACGGGCTACCGGCATCTGCTGGCCGATGCGTCCGCCGGGATAGAACGGATCGTCAGTCGCGACCTCGATTTTCGCAGGCTCTCCGGTGCCGGCCGCGCGAAGCCTACATTCGCAGGAGAATAGGTCGATGGCCGGAGGAATCCGCGAAAGCCATGGCGACGAACTTTCGGAGAACCACGAGATCAACGTCACGCCCTTCATCGACGTAATCCTCGTGCTTCTGATCATTTTCATGGTCGCCGCACCGCTCGCCACCGTCGACGTCAATGTCGACCTGCCGGCATCGACGGCGAAGGCCGCTCCGCGGCCCGAAAAGCCGATCTACCTGACGCTCAAGGACGATCTTTCGCTGATGCTCGGCGACGATCCCGTCAGCCGGGACCGGCTGGGGGCGGACCTCGAACGACTGACCGAGGGAGATCGCGAAAGCCGCATTTTTCTTCGGGCGGACAAGGTCGTCGATTACGGGCACTTCATGGAGGTCATGAACATCGTGCGCGATGCCGGCTACCTGAAGATTGCGCTCGTTGGCCTCGAGAGCGTAGTTGCACCCGCGGAAGGCGCCGGTGCAGCGCCGCGCAATGAGGCAAAGGCGCCGTGACCGTCTTGCACAACGACTTTCGCCGCAGTCTCGCCGGAGACAGTCTCGCCTGGGGCGCTGCGGCACTGATCGTTGCATCCGCTCACGCAGCCGCTCTTGCCGTCATGATGCATACGCCCCCGGAGATCGGCGCCGATCCGGGCCCGCAGGCGGCGATCATGATCGAGCTCGCCGCAGAACCGGAAGCGACGGAAAGCCGGGAAGAAGAGATCGCTCCCGATAATGTGGACGCGGAGGAGATCATCTCCCCTGCAGCAGATCCCGCGCCCGACGAACTGAAACCGTTGGAGACAACCGATACGACGGCGCCGGAACCGGTCACACCGGCGGAGAAAGCCATCCCCAGCCTCGAACCGACGACGGCGCCACCGCGGCAGGTCGAGTCGAATCCGGTCGAACAAC
It encodes the following:
- a CDS encoding group I truncated hemoglobin, which codes for MERSLYERLGGAAGITKIVDDLVEAHLSNPTIRARFLPYLDRPDVVAEVKRHTCDFLGTASGGPECYKGRTMPDAHRGMNITEEEFAAAVNDVLATLERNNIDEGSRAEILGMVSSLKVEIVDL
- the exbD gene encoding TonB system transport protein ExbD; this encodes MAGGIRESHGDELSENHEINVTPFIDVILVLLIIFMVAAPLATVDVNVDLPASTAKAAPRPEKPIYLTLKDDLSLMLGDDPVSRDRLGADLERLTEGDRESRIFLRADKVVDYGHFMEVMNIVRDAGYLKIALVGLESVVAPAEGAGAAPRNEAKAP
- a CDS encoding YARHG domain-containing protein — translated: MTREKVFAAVSMLTILVPLYAIPSAQAFAQDYRRMSCDELWYERNAIYAAKGYCFKTDRARSVFGRGCFPPFGKLTRSETRRVNLIEQWERYYGCR
- the exbB gene encoding tonB-system energizer ExbB, whose protein sequence is MTTARAQQQSGPTSTDIVQSLPSPAQPSVEGAMTEVPPSALPHNLSPWGMFLAADNVVKAVMISLVFASVVTWTIWLAKTLQLAAARYRASRGLRLLSENPTMAGALTALAGRSGTIAEMLLAAQREIELSDPAIDHVGSEGLKARVGSALERTEARAGRRMAKGTGVLATIGSTAPFVGLFGTVWGVMNSFIGISQAQTTNLAVVAPGIAEALLATAIGLVAAIPAVVIYNVFARSVTGYRHLLADASAGIERIVSRDLDFRRLSGAGRAKPTFAGE